In Nocardioides sp. WS12, the DNA window GGCAACGCGTGGGCCCAGCAGGCTGCGGTCGGCCAGCGACTCATCGTGATGGCGCCGCGCCGGGGCCACGACTTCGGCGGCATCGAGTGGTCCCCCGGCCAGGCGACCCGCCTGCTCCTCGTCGGCGACGAGACCGCGCTGCCCGCGATCCGCGGCGTCCTGCGCGACCTGCCGGCCGACGCGACCGGCGCCGCGTTCGTGGAGGTGCCCGTCGACGGCGACGTGCCGAACGACGTGACCACCCCGAACGACGTCACCGTGTCGTGGCTCCCCCGCAACGGCGCCGCCCGCGGCGAGGCACTGCACGCCGCCGTACTCGCGCACCTGACGGGTGAGGCACCCAACGAGGCGCTGATCGTGGCCGAGGACGAGATCGACCCCGACCTGTGGGAAACCCCCATCTACTCGTCGTCGGGCGAGGAGGTCGCCGAGGCGACCGCCGTACCGACGGGCGAGGCGCCGTACGCCGGCCTCTACGCCTGGATCGCCGGCGAGTCCAAGGTCGTCACCGGCCTCCGTCGCAAGCTGGTCAACGACCTCGGACTGGACCGCAAGCAGGTCGCCTTCATGGGCTATTGGCGCGAAGGCGTCTCCATGCGCTCCTGAGTCAGCGCACCGCCATCGTGATCGCCGAGGGGTACGTCGGGCCGGTATGGACCGTCACCGGCACCAACTGACCCAGCAGCGCAGTCAGCGGCGAGAGCAGGTGCGGGATGTCGAACGCCTGTACCGCGATCCGCAGCTTGTGGCCGGGCAGGATCACCGCGCCGGT includes these proteins:
- a CDS encoding siderophore-interacting protein; the protein is MSTDQNEYVATLPLLLTEVEVRSAKRVSPSFVRVELGGAALGEFGVDGPVFDQRIKVIFPNSAGNLPDFTAADESWWTSWMEIPEDERGSMRTYTIRDVVGSGEDTRFVVDIVTHAHDGAHDGAHGDALDGAGNAWAQQAAVGQRLIVMAPRRGHDFGGIEWSPGQATRLLLVGDETALPAIRGVLRDLPADATGAAFVEVPVDGDVPNDVTTPNDVTVSWLPRNGAARGEALHAAVLAHLTGEAPNEALIVAEDEIDPDLWETPIYSSSGEEVAEATAVPTGEAPYAGLYAWIAGESKVVTGLRRKLVNDLGLDRKQVAFMGYWREGVSMRS